The Alteribacter keqinensis DNA segment CACTCTCTTATTGCTTTAGCCATTGTTCTTACAATTATTCTTACTCAGCCGATCTGGAACGGAGCCCCCATCCCGGAGGATACCCGCCCCGATAATGTAGAGCACCGTATCTCCATGGTCGGTGATATTATGATGGGACGCCACGTCCAGGACGCAGCAGAGCAGAGCGGGGAAGGAATGGATCGCGTGTTCCGTTACGTGACTCCATACTTTCAAGAATCGGATTATGTAACCGGAAACCTTGAAAGTCCGATCATCGCCGACCACGAAGAGGAAACTAAAAACATGATCGAAGACTTTGAGTTTCATAAAGAAATTCATTTATACGCACCTGTTAGCGCCGTCGATGCTCTCGTAAGCGCCGGCTTTGACTCTGTGAGCCTTGCAAACAATCATACGATGGACTACCGTGAGCTTTCCTTTCAGGAGACGGTACGTCATATGAAAGGCAGCGGTATCGAGATGGTCGGCATCGGCCACCGTCTTGGTGATCCGCAGGAATTCGGTCAGGAGGAGGAAGAAGAGGAATGGTTCGAAGAAGAACCAGCCCAGGAAACCCCTTCTTCCACTCAGGACGAAGACATTGAAAATGAAGAGCTCGATGCAGCCCGGATTTCCTATCACGACCTTGATGAGGATACAACGATTGCCATGATTGGGATTACCGATGTGTTTTACCAGCAGTTTGCCGCCGGTCATTCACCAGGTGTATTTATCACGTCAAACGTGACCGGGACCGGACAGGCCGGAACTGAACTTCTCAGCAGACGCCTCAGGGAGGCAAGGGCCAATGCAGATATCGTCATGGTTCATATCCACTGGGGCGAAGAGTACCAGATCTACCGCAACCGTACCGATCACCAGGAAAACCTGGCACGTTTCATGTCCAATAACGGAGCTGACGTCGTGATCGGCCACCACTCCCACGTCCTTGAAGACGTGGAAATTATTCAGGGAACCATTGAGGAAGACGGACAGCGCTACCGAAATAACACCCTCGTCATGTACAGCCTGGGTAACTTTGTCTTTGACCAGGGATGGACCCGGACAAAAGAATCGGTCTTAGCCCAGCTTGACCTGCTCGATGACGGAAGCAGCGAGCTTTCCTTTATTCCAATGAACGTTCTTGACTCTGCCCCAAGAGAAACACAGGGACTGTTTAAGGGATACCGCGACTACCGGATCTTCCGTACCCTCCGCGCCAGTCTTGACGATGATCTCTGGCGGGTGGACAACAGCCGGCTGATTATTGATCTGGACGCTGCAGGCATTTTTGAAAGAGGGGAACTTGTCCAATGAGCGCATTACGAATAACAAACATCCTTGCCCTTGTCATCTTCATTGGACTTGTGGCCTGGGAGATCAGTTTTCAGGATATTATCAGACAAACACAAGAACCATACTCCGATGAGGTCGAAGAAAATGAAGATACACTTGAACTGACCTCAGAAGCCCCGGCGGATGAAGAAGCCGCACAGGAACAGGAGGGATATGTCTTTGGGACGAGTGCCGTTCACCCCCTCGCTGTGCGCGCCGGTAACAGAGTTGTTGAAAACGGCGGTAATGCCGCCGAAGCAGCCATCGCTGTCAGCTTCGTATTAGGCGTTGTGGAACCCTACGGATCAGGAATCGGCGGCGGGGGTATGATGCTCGTTCACGACCCCGATCAAGGCGTACGAAGCTTCGACTACCGTGAAGCAGCAGCATCCAGCGGTGCATGGCCTGAACGTGGCGTCGCCGTTCCCGGTCTTGTAAAAGGTATGGAGCTTCTTCACGAAGAATACTGGTCCGGAGAAGAAGAAACAAGCTGGGAAGCACTCCTTGAAGATGCCATCGAGTATGCGGAAGATGGCGTCCTTGTGGATCAGATTCTGACCAACCGTATCGACAGCGCGACCCGCTACATCGATATGGACGAGCAAAACCGTGAATACTTCTATCCGGGCGGCCTCGCCATCGAGCGGTATGAAACTCTCCAGCAGCCTGCCCTGGCAGAAACAATGAAAAAAATTCAGGCATCAGGTGCGGCAGGCTTTTACGAAGGTGAAGTTGCCGATGCCCTCGTGAACGCCACTTCGTTTACTCACGAAGACCTGCTCAACTATGACGTATACGAAAGCGAGCCGGTCTCCGGCGAGTTTGAAAACCGCCGCATTTATGGAACCGCGTCACCATCAGCATCCACCACATTGATTCAAATGCTTCAGATGGCTGACCAGCTCGATGTCTATGAGACCCTCAGTGCCATTGAAGGCTTTGACGGTCTTGACCTTGATCCGAACATGAAACTCGGACACCTGGTCAACGAGGATGAATGGTATCCCGTATACGTTCACCTGATGAGTGAAGTGACCAAAGCCGCCTACGGGGACCGGCTTGAGACTGTGGGAGACCCGCAGTTCAACCCGGAGATTGACACAAACGCCTTTACAGAGCCGGCCTATACGCAGTCACTGATTGATGGAAATGAAGAGCAGTCCGGCATCAACGTTGACCGTATTTCCTACAACGAGCAATATGACTCACCGGCTGAAATTAATGACTCCCGGCACACGACTCACTTTGTTATTGTGGATCAGGACGGCATGATGGTCTCTGCCACCCACTCCCTTGGTGAGTTCTTCGGATCAGGGCGCTACGTGAAAGGAATGTTTTTGAATAATCAGCTGAACAACTTCAGCCCCCGTGACGAGTCACCGAACAGCTACGCTCCGGGCAAACGTCCGCGTACGTTCGTCTCTCCCGTCATTTTGGAAGGCGAGCACGGCCAGGCAGAGCTAGGACTCGGTACACCAGGCGGACGGCGAATTCCGGCCATGCTGTTCCAGACAATCATGGAATATACCTATGGTGTAAATGAAGACACAGGCGAGCCGTTCACCCTTCAGGAAGCGATCTCCAGACCCCGCTTCTACACGGAAGGCAACCTCGTCAACTATGAACGCAGCATGGATGATGACATGCGCCGGATCTTCTTTGAAGACTTCGGCTATGACTTAAGACAGGAATCCTCTCCGCTTTACTATGGAGGAATCCAGGGAATCGGCCTTGAATACAGCGACGCCGGTCACGTCCAGCGCATCTTCGGCGGCGGGGACCCGCGCCGTAACGGTGCATGGCAGCTCGGCACACACGAAGGAACACAGGAAGAACAAGGCGCAGACGAAGATGAACTTGACGAATAAACGAAAGCGGCAGAGCCTACTCATAGGCCTGCCGCTTTTTTCTTCGTTCAGTTAACAGGATCCAGCACAGCACCCCGACAGCCCCGCCGGCCATATCCAGAAGTACATCCTCCACCATTCCGCTTCGGTTCGGGTGAAAATAATGACGCACCTCATCATAAGCCGCATAAAGCGTTGTACACAGAATTGCTATGACAGCCGCTTCGGGGACACGGTCTCCAAGCCACAACCGCACCACCCTGTACACCAGTACCGCCAGCACAAAATAAACAAAAACATGAGCACCTTTTCTGATGAAAAACTCCACAAACTGCTCGGTGGAACTCGTCTCGAGACTCACCACGCTCGTTCCGTAAGTGAAGCTCACCCAGCCAAAGGCTGACTCCACCCACGCCAGGTTTATGTTTCCGAGTATCGGAGTAACGTTCTGCTCTTCATACGACTGGGAGGAAGCATATTGAATCACAGCAACCCACCCAAGAAGCGGTACGATATGACTGAGTAATGTATTGGTTTCTTTTTGATTCATCTCTTTATCACCTGAATTAGTGTATTAACGAATAGATGTTTATTATACGTTACATTTTGGGCCTTTTGGGAGAGCCTGGACAATTTCTGTGTTCATTCGAGTCAATTTCCCGGGAAATCGAGCAATTGCGCAGATTAAATAAACGTTTGCTTAAGTTGCAAAGCGTGGGGAAACAGCGGGATTTTACAGGGAAATTGTAATGAGAGCACCTCAGTGGGGTCTGAGGAAATAATGAAGGAAGTTATTACACCATTCCGGGAATATACGAACAACTAAAATGCGATGCAAGTAACCCGCTCCTGAAATATACTTCGCTTTCCGCGGAAAGCGGGTTACCCTCCTCACTTCGTTGCGGGGTCGCACCTTAGCTTTACCTCCCGCAGGAGTCTGCGTATATTTCATTCGCTATGTCACCGAATTGTTCGAACGAAAGATAGCTGATTACTTTCTTAAAATCCCAGCCTAATACATTCCAGGCCCTGTCTGTAAGCCATTATCTAATAATAGATATCCTGCGCCTCCACTGAAGGCGCAGGACACTCCCGTTATATTTACCTCATTTGCTTTGATATGGAGCATCATACCTAAACTTCATGGCTAAGGGATCTAATAACACTATTGAGGACCTGCTTAAATTATTTTGTCTTCAATGGGAATTCAATATTAAGAGGAGGCTGAAAGAATGCCGTTGCGGAAATGGTGGAGGATCTAAATAAGCTAAGCGAAGCCACTGAAGAAAAGTCTATTTTCTCAGAAGAGTTACGTGTTGATTTCCGCTCATTGCACTTTCCGGGGGGCGCCGGTGAGCCTTCTCGTGCTCCGGGGTCTCACCCTGCCACCTCCTCCCGCAGGAGTCTCGCGCATTCGATGCAATCAACTCTTTTCTAAAAATCAACATCGCTCTTTAACACAGCTATAATAATTAAGAAGAGGCTGTAATAATGTCCAAGACCCCTGGCCGATGCCACTGAAAAAAGTACAAATTAATTTTTTCAGTACCTTCCTGGCAAGTATGGAAGCTCGCCGGCATAGTTATGGAAAGCAAAGGGCACGCAGGTTAAATACTTCTTGTATCATGCGCAGCTGAACGCCAGCAGCGAGACTCCTGCGACAGTGGGGGCCAGGCGAGACCCCGCAGGGCAAAGCCCGCGGAGGCTCGCCGGCACCGTCGCGGAAAGCGAGCGGATGGCGTTCAGCGGAGCTCAGATAAACTGACGTGAAGATATACTCATTTAATAAAAAAAGAAACCAGTGCATCCTCTGCCCTGATTTCCCGAATTATTCATCTGGTTTCGGCTTTCTATCTCTGCCCGGCTGTGGAATCCCCACCTGGCCCCGGATCGAATAGTCCGTTCGGAGAACCGGCCCCTTCTTTTTATCACCCAGCCGCCGCTCTTCAGACCGGACCACCGTCGAATGGTCCGACGTTTCCAGATCTTTAAGCAGTCTCTCCAAATCCTTAAAAAAGTCCTTTTTTCCCATTAACATCACCTCAGTTTCAGGTTTTACTTTCTTCCCGTGAGGAGATTTGCTGTACTTTTTTCTCTAAATCCTCAAGCTGGCCTTTCAGGTAATCATTCTCTTCCTGGAGCTTCGACGCCTTCGAAGAATAGTGTGGGTCGTTCTCCCACCAGTCCATGCCGATTTCCTTAGCTTTATCCACGGAAGCGATCAGGAGACGGATTTTTATTGTCAGCAGTTCTACGTCAGCCAGGTTGATTTTAATATCTCCCGCGATGACCACACCTTTATCGAGAACCGTTTCAAGTACGTCTACAAGGCTGTTTGAATTGTTCGGGGTCTTCATCGGTTCCATGTTCACTCACTCCTATTTTATGTGTTCGTGCTAAAGCAGGTTACCAAGGGGTCCGAGATTGATATTCAAGTCCTCATCGTCCAGGCCGAAAATCTCTTTCATTTCTTCCATCTTCTCTTCCAGGTTCATAAGCGCAACACCCAGCTGCTCAATCTGCTCGTCCGTCAGATTGCCGCTGTCGACCCGGCGCATCGCCTGTCTCTCCACAAGCTGTCTGAGCAGTTCAATAACCGTAAGAACGAGCTGGGACAAACCTTCCTCCGCTTTTTCCGGATCAAGGGATATACGCCCTGTGGGCTTGTTTTCCGGGGCAAAAAGTTCTGCTTTACTCAACTGTTTCCTCTCCTTTCACAGGCTCTTTATTCTGGCTTTCAATCAATGTCTCCACAGACGTCAGAAGAATACGCAAATCAAGGTATACCAGGTCTATATCGGCTATCGATATGGTGATATCCCCTCTGAGCACAACGCCTTTATCCAGAACCGCATCGAGTATATCGAGCAGCGATACGTCATCTCTTTCAAGGCTTTCTCTCCTCACAGCATCCACCTCATTCGGTCTTTCTGTACGATACGGCATCTCTGATTTAATCGTGTAATCATCGCTTCACTCTACTCTCCGGCTTCTGTAAAACTAGAGAAATGATACGCAGGCCACGGTCCCGTGACAGCAAAGTCAAGCCCGCTCTCTTTTTCATCCGCTTCTTTCTTCGCTTCTTCCATGATCCCGGTCAGGCGATCCATATCGCTTCTGTCAATGAGGTACGCACTGTTCCAGCACATCTCTTCTGTGCGGCCGGTGACTTTTTGATTCCAGTTCTTTTTCACTTCGGCCTTAGAAGAAATCTCTTTGAGCTTTTCGTGCAGCAGACCGCACTCTTCATCGACCTCTTTCTCCGCCTGTTTTTCAACAAACTGGTCAAGCTTGCGACGCTCAAAAAACTGCTTTCCTTTGGACAGGGATTCAATCTCCTGCTTCTTTCGTTCAATTTCCGGGCTGTTTTCAAGAACACTCCGGGTGAACTTCTCTTTATCCGCATAAACCTTCACGTTCCACTCTTCTTTATCCGAAAGCTCCGAGAACAGTTCAACAATACGCTCCCTGTGAGTATTTACAATCGACTCAAGGCTTTCCATGGTCTCGTAGATCGTTCCAAACTTCAGCGGTATAATGGTAAAGGTCTGATGAAGACGGTTCATCATTTCGTGGTGGTGAAAGGCTTTATCCTGAAGCCATTTCATATTCTCCACGTTTTTCTTCAGTTGGTCTTCATTAAACTCATCTTTTTTCACACGGCAGACGACGGATGTTATATCGCCATGCGATACGTACTCCACCTGGGTGTCAGGATCGATGCCCGGCATATCGGGTGTATCGTCTTGTTCGTCAGTTGGTATAAAGGCATACAAGTACAGTAGTTGGTCCGTTGCAATATTCGTTTCCATCGATTCACCTTCCTTCGTTCTCTTCCACACTTTCCCTCAGTCGTTCCTGCTCAAGTGTTTTTGCTATTCTGTATCGCTCCAGCAGTTCTTCTTCCTGCTTTTCGTACGCTTCCTCAGAGATTTCTTCCATCTCAAGCATCATCTGCAGATGAATCAGCTTCTGCTGGATGTGTTCAAGATCGTACAATTCTTTGTCCACTTCTTCTTTGACCTTTTTACCGACCATTACGAGCGTATCAATGGGCCAGGTGAAAAGTTTGAAGATCATGACGCATCTGCTTTGATTTTCAGATTGATGAAGTTGTACGCCGGCCACGGGCCTGTATATTTAAAATCAACCCGGTCGCCCCACTCTTCGTGAAACTCGTTTACCAGGGCATCAAACTCTGCTTCTTTTTCCTTATCAATCAAAAAGGCCGCATTTATAAGCATCCGCTCACTGATCGCTTCATTGTTTTTAGCCGCATCAGCCACTTCCGCCAGAGGCTGAAACACCTGGTCATCAAAGGTCATCTGAAGTTTTGTCATAAAATTACGGGCTGCTTCACCTAGCTTAATCCGGTCGTAGTACCCTGCCTCAGCATTTTTCCCCTTTACGTTCGTCTGCAGCTTTTTCATTGCCGGTTCGTTCTGCGCCGAATTTTCAATCCACTCTTTTTTCCCGATCAGCTTAAGACCGACTTCCATCTTCCCTCTGATACGGGGAAAGATTTCATTAAACTGGGGTGAGAGCTTGGTCAGAAGGATCTTCACGTCTTTTTCCGACTCGAGTACGTTTCCGAAACTCATGGGAATGATCGTGAACTGCTTCATTACCGCAGCCACCGTATCCTGATGGGCTTTCAGATTCTGCCTGCTCGGCTCATAAATCTGCACCGGGGCATTGGTAACAACCATGGACAGGCCTTTGTAAGGGATCGTATACACACGGCGGTGCTCACCTGCCAGTTTCACTTTTTCAAAGGTTTGCGCTTCCTCTGTTTCAATCGCGCCAAACATGTAAACTCCCTCTTTACTCATGTACGCTCTCTCCTTTTACAGCTTTTTCAGTTCATCTGCGATCTTTTTCTTCGCTTCTTTTTTCCCTAAGCATCTGCCAACTGACGCACCGAGCACGTCTTTACACAGCGAAATGAAATCATCGTTATCCGCCTTGATTTCGATGTCGTTCTGTCTGGCAATCTCGCCAATCATCACACTGCCCCGGAAGCTTGGCCCCTGGACTTCTTCTTTTTCGCAGAGCTTTCGGATATTCTCAACGAGCTGGACAATCACTTTCGCTTCGTCCTCTTCAATCCCGGTCCTCTCCTGAACCATCTTGATCTCCGTCTCTGTCGATCCACGGTTCAACTCAAGGGTGATGAGCCGGTCCCTCAGCGCATCCTGCGACTGATAAACCCCTGCATACTCCTCGGGGTTGCTCGTGAAAATTATCTTAAAGTTCGGGTGTGCCCGGACAAACGCATCTTTTTGCTTAGTTCCATATAGCGGAAGGATCCCTTCTTCAAGCAACGAAAGTAGAAGGTTATTCGTCTCGGGTTTCGAGCGGGTAAACTCATCATAAATAACTGTATAACCGTTTTTAACTGCCTTCACGAGGTGACCTTCATGCCAATTTTCATTCACCCGTTCTTCATGTTTATAAACAGACCGGATAAAGTTATCTACAGTCTTCGATGAAGAAAAACCATTCGCGCCTCCGATAAGATCCACATTGTTCATTTCGTGATTTCCCTGGAGGAACAAAACAGGCTGCTCATACTGGCTTGCAAGGTAAAGAGCAAGTGACGTTTTCCCGACACCTGCAGGGCCTGTGAAATGAACCGGATAGCGAGCTTTTAAATACTGTTTTGAACGCTCGACTAAGTCTTCAATTTCCGACGTGACAACAAAGTTGTCCAGGTCAATGTTCTGTTTTGACCGGCTCGATGTGTCGTCTGTTTTCTCTTTTGAAGACGACTCATCCTTGGTTTTGGAAGGTTTTTTGTCGCTTTTGCCCTTGGATGACTGCTGTTTTGATTGCTTTCCGTTCTCTTTTGAAGACTGCTTATTCGAATCACTTTTGGCTTTATCGTTTGAAGATTTGTCGTCTGATTTGCTGCTTGATTGGGATTCTTTGGACTGCTTCGTGTCATCTGATTTTTTTTCAGATTTGTTTTCGCTGGATTTACTGCTGCTTTGAGACTTTTTCTCTTTGGTATTGGATTGATCCGATTTCGTTTGTTTTTTACTGGAAGACTGTTTTTTTGATGATGTGTTTGATTGATTTTGTTTGTCGTCGTTTGATTGTTGTTTCTTTTGTTTGTCACCGTTTGATTTCTGGTCTTTTTCATCTTCGGAGTCTTTATTCATGAGCTTTTTTAAGACCATGATCGACTACCTCCCTTCGCTTTCTTCGATTCTTTCTGCACGGTATCGAAGGCTTTTACGGTGGAAGGACACCACGTCCATGTCTTCATTGACCCGGGCCTGATAAACGCCGAGTAGCTGGTCGCGCCCGTATTTTTTCATGTATTCCTTCTCCTCGATCACTTCCACTTCCACTTCCCACGCCTTTTCTTCCGTGACGATGGAGGTGATTCGGTAAACAGGGTAGACGTGTTCTGTAAAAAAGTCTTTTACTGTATTGATAACTTCTTCTAGTTTCATAGGTTTACACACCCTTTGATCTGTTGTTTTGAACACCGAAAAGAGAACCTGGCATATGGTTGGCCATATGCCAGCTTCCCTTTACCGGTTAGGCAAAGTTCAGCCTGTTGCTGCCTTCTCCTTCTTCTGCTCCGTCTAATTCACCCTGCACTTCGTCGCGAAGCAGTCCGACTGCTTCAGCGTATCGAAGCCAAGTGTCCACACTTGCGATAACAACGCGGGCTTCAATCGTAATAAGCTCGATTCCTACAAGTGAAACACGTGCATACAGGTCGATAACGACCCCTTTATCTAAAATTCGGTCAATCACTTCTGCCAGACTGGATGAATCCGTACTTTTTTGAATAGCCATTTCATGCACTCTCCTCTACGGTTTTTTTATATTTTCAGCGCTTTTAATTTCCGTCACTTTTTTCAAGTCGGACGGCTTCTTAATGTCACTGGGCTTCTTGATTCCGTCACTGTCGCTGCCGGAATCGCTGCCGCCGGTGAGCTCATTGTCTTTAATTTCCTCTTTTGCGTCTTCGCCTTTTGATTTAATGCGGCGCTTCGCTACCTTAAGGTTCTCCTGGGCTTCTTCACCGGTTTCTTTCAGCTTTTCCCCTGCTTCTTCAACGTTGTCTTTGACTTTCTCTTTAGCAGTTCGGACTTTTTCAAAAAGATTGTAGAATTTTTTTCCTATATAGGTTGCTGCAGCTGCATTTTTGGCTTTTGGATGATCGTCTGCGAAGTCTTTTGCTTGTTCCTTGGCTTCTTCTTTGGTTTCTTTTCCGGCCTTCTTGAAGGTACCCACCACTTTGGATCGGGCATTCTTGTTCAGTAACGCAAGGCTTCCGGCCAGGACGGTGATCCCGCCGGCGATAAGTGCTGTCTTTGTACCTGAAGATTGACTCGTATTTTTATCCATCGCAGCCTCCCCTTTCTAATAAAAGGATCTGTTTGAATTAATTCCCGATCTTTCTTTCATGAAACGGTCTTTTTTACGTATTAAAAAAGAGGGTGCCTTCGCACCATCTTTTTTTTTCATGGTTTGTTTACTCTTTTTTGTTGTCGTCAGAGCCGTCTTCTTCCTCTTCTTCGGACTCTTCTTCAGAATCAGTTTCTTCTTCTGTTTCTTCTGTTTCTTCTGTTTCTTCTTCCGTTTCCTCGTCAGACTGGTCTTCGGATTCTTCGTCAGTTTCTTCAGAAGTATCATCTTCAAGAGTGGCAGCAACTTTTTCTGCTGAATCTCTCAGACTTCCGGCAATTTCTTCCTGCTTCTCGGTACGCCAGTTTCCTACTTTTTCTTTAAGTTTGCTCACAGATTCAGTGGACGACTCTTTCAGTCCCTGAAGCGTGTCCTTACTTTTTTGGGTTGTGCTTTCGTAGCCTGTTGCGATTTCGCCACGAAGATCTTTCCCACTTTTAGGTGTAGTAAGGATTGCAGCCGCAGAACCGATGGCTGCTCCCACAAGAGCTCCTGTAATGAATGTTTTTTTGCTTCCACCTTTTTGCTGTTCATTTACTTGCGGCTCATTTGAGTCGTTTGTATGCTGTTCTTCTGTAGACATGTTGAATTCCTCCTTGAAATTGGTTTCCTTACGAGCTATACCCTTTTGTGAATCGCCAAAACTGTTTTGTTAGGAAATGGTTATAAAGTAGGTAAAAGTTGTGGTTTATTTAGCTACGGCACCATGATTTACCATTAAAAAAGACGGTTTCTTTCCTATTAAAATGATTTGAGTTTTATGAAAGAGGGAAATAGCGTACGTAGCAAGAAAGATAATGTAGCAGGAAAATTCGGATTAGGGGTGACTCTTTCATGGTGGAATTTTGGAAAATAGGTGAGTTTGCAAAGGAATTGGACAAACATGCAAGTACGGTGGACAACTGGTTCCGCAAGCTGGAGGAAAAGCAGCTTCATTATGTGAACCGGGCGGATGAAGAGCGGATTTATGATGAGTTTGACATGGAGATCGCGCGGGTGATTAAGGAAAAGCGCGAGGAGAACAAGTCTCTTGAGGAGATTTTTCAGGAGCTAAATGAAAATTATGAGTTGCGGCCGTTTCCGTCTGGCGGCGGGGCCGTTGATATGGAGGCATTGCGTGCGGAGTTAATGGAAGAGCTGGCTTCCTCGGCTGAGCAGGATCGCGTGAAAGATGCGGTGCTGCGGCGCGAGGTCGAGCGGGCGCTTCGGGAAGAATCGCTTCGTGAGTGGGAGGGCCTTCCTAAGGAGACGCGGATGAAGCGCGGGCGGTTGTTCCTGAAGGTGGAAGATAACGAAAAGCGTGATAAATTTGTGGAATTGTACACGGACCGCCGGTTTGAGGAAAAGTTGAAGGAAGTGCTGGCGGAGAAGGAGTAGAGTGAGAGAGAGTCGGGGCGGCGGGTGCAGCCCCGGTTTTTTGTTGGGTGGAGGTTTTGGGGGGTGGTAGGTGCGGTCGTTTAAACAGGTTGTGGGTGGTTTTAAACAGGTTAGGTGGTGCATTAAACGTGTTAGGTGCTCATTTAAACAGGTTAGCTCCCCCTTTAAACAGGTTAGCCCCCGTTTCTTAAATACTCCAAAAAATACTTCCGCCCTCTTCCCTTCCCCTCACCGATTAAATCCAGGTTGGATAATAAGGTACTTGCTTTCCGGGACTCCTTAATATGAAAAAAATCTTTGAATCCACCATGTGTGATCGTTGGAGAAACAATGTATGAATAGTCAACCAAAGCGTCTATCAACAGTGTTTTGTTATTTGTTTGATAGCCGCATTTTGGGCATGCCCAGCTTCGTTTTGCCCGATACAAGGAGGTTGGCGACGGGCAATCCATGCAGATGATGCCTGAAATCAGATGATTCTGGTCAAGGTTATATTTTACCAACACATCACATTGTCTTTCACGGTGGCTCTGCAGCAGTACTTCATCTAAAGACATCATTTCTTTGGTCGTTCGTTTATTCTTCAAGTGCTTCGCGTCACTTTCCACTACAAAGAAATCTACGTATGTGCTTCTTATGACGCGATCGCTTTCCTTAAACCTTTTAAAGATCATCTCAGGGTTTTTGTTGGCCATAATGACGCAATATTCTACCGTCATGTTTGGATATCCGTTTATTGTTAACCAATTTAGAAGGCTGTTTCTTTGCGCTTTGACTTGTAAAATCGGGTCATCGTGCATTTCTTTTCTTCCATCATAAAACGTTTGTTTTACTTGGTGGGTCTCACCAATAAACTCGAGGGTTTCACCGCCCCAGTTCTTGATTTCCATAATTAATAAATAATTCGGTGTTACGAGAAGGGTGTCTAATTGAAAAGGGGATAAGTTGGAATACATTCTGAGGTTATGGTACAGGTGGGATGTTGGTGAAGTTGCGATGTTTCGCAAGTAATAGTCTACTGACTGTTCTCCTTTATAGCCGGACTTGATCATGCCTAGATCTCTCATAAAATTAGAGTAATTCGGATGTGTGATCGG contains these protein-coding regions:
- a CDS encoding MerR family transcriptional regulator, which codes for MVEFWKIGEFAKELDKHASTVDNWFRKLEEKQLHYVNRADEERIYDEFDMEIARVIKEKREENKSLEEIFQELNENYELRPFPSGGGAVDMEALRAELMEELASSAEQDRVKDAVLRREVERALREESLREWEGLPKETRMKRGRLFLKVEDNEKRDKFVELYTDRRFEEKLKEVLAEKE
- the gvpN gene encoding gas vesicle protein GvpN, whose translation is MVLKKLMNKDSEDEKDQKSNGDKQKKQQSNDDKQNQSNTSSKKQSSSKKQTKSDQSNTKEKKSQSSSKSSENKSEKKSDDTKQSKESQSSSKSDDKSSNDKAKSDSNKQSSKENGKQSKQQSSKGKSDKKPSKTKDESSSKEKTDDTSSRSKQNIDLDNFVVTSEIEDLVERSKQYLKARYPVHFTGPAGVGKTSLALYLASQYEQPVLFLQGNHEMNNVDLIGGANGFSSSKTVDNFIRSVYKHEERVNENWHEGHLVKAVKNGYTVIYDEFTRSKPETNNLLLSLLEEGILPLYGTKQKDAFVRAHPNFKIIFTSNPEEYAGVYQSQDALRDRLITLELNRGSTETEIKMVQERTGIEEDEAKVIVQLVENIRKLCEKEEVQGPSFRGSVMIGEIARQNDIEIKADNDDFISLCKDVLGASVGRCLGKKEAKKKIADELKKL
- a CDS encoding YtxH domain-containing protein, which translates into the protein MSTEEQHTNDSNEPQVNEQQKGGSKKTFITGALVGAAIGSAAAILTTPKSGKDLRGEIATGYESTTQKSKDTLQGLKESSTESVSKLKEKVGNWRTEKQEEIAGSLRDSAEKVAATLEDDTSEETDEESEDQSDEETEEETEETEETEEETDSEEESEEEEEDGSDDNKKE
- a CDS encoding nuclease-related domain-containing protein; the encoded protein is MIRKPRKPTLELATLEATAPRFPITHPNYSNFMRDLGMIKSGYKGEQSVDYYLRNIATSPTSHLYHNLRMYSNLSPFQLDTLLVTPNYLLIMEIKNWGGETLEFIGETHQVKQTFYDGRKEMHDDPILQVKAQRNSLLNWLTINGYPNMTVEYCVIMANKNPEMIFKRFKESDRVIRSTYVDFFVVESDAKHLKNKRTTKEMMSLDEVLLQSHRERQCDVLVKYNLDQNHLISGIICMDCPSPTSLYRAKRSWACPKCGYQTNNKTLLIDALVDYSYIVSPTITHGGFKDFFHIKESRKASTLLSNLDLIGEGKGRGRKYFLEYLRNGG
- the gvpA gene encoding gas vesicle structural protein GvpA; translated protein: MAIQKSTDSSSLAEVIDRILDKGVVIDLYARVSLVGIELITIEARVVIASVDTWLRYAEAVGLLRDEVQGELDGAEEGEGSNRLNFA
- a CDS encoding gas vesicle protein GvpO, with amino-acid sequence MKLEEVINTVKDFFTEHVYPVYRITSIVTEEKAWEVEVEVIEEKEYMKKYGRDQLLGVYQARVNEDMDVVSFHRKSLRYRAERIEESEGR